One Methanobacterium sp. DNA window includes the following coding sequences:
- a CDS encoding transglutaminase family protein, with amino-acid sequence MEFITQSNNLNDYLECSEVIDCNNLEIQGIASNLSQGAENEIELVKSTYEFVRDEIRHSSDAGKSNVTCKASDVLKYKLGLCFGNSHLLAAILRALDIPTGFCYQKLEFDVGFGLHGLNAVFIKSIHKWIRLDARGNEGPVNAQFSLDKEILAYPVDEEKGEVDFLTIYSEPNEKVIEILEGSRSLTEAVEKIISTDWLKIVI; translated from the coding sequence ATGGAATTTATAACGCAAAGCAACAATTTAAATGATTACTTGGAGTGTTCTGAGGTTATTGACTGTAATAATTTAGAAATTCAGGGAATTGCAAGTAATTTAAGTCAAGGGGCTGAAAATGAAATTGAACTTGTAAAAAGTACCTATGAATTTGTAAGGGATGAAATAAGACATTCCTCAGATGCAGGGAAGAGCAACGTTACATGCAAGGCTTCTGATGTCTTAAAATATAAACTCGGACTATGTTTTGGAAATTCTCATTTACTGGCAGCCATTTTAAGAGCTTTGGACATTCCAACAGGTTTCTGTTACCAGAAATTAGAATTTGACGTAGGATTTGGGTTACATGGATTAAACGCTGTTTTTATTAAAAGTATTCATAAATGGATTAGATTAGATGCTCGTGGAAATGAAGGTCCAGTAAACGCACAATTTAGTCTTGATAAGGAAATTTTGGCTTATCCAGTTGATGAAGAAAAAGGAGAAGTTGATTTTCTAACTATATATTCAGAACCTAATGAAAAGGTCATTGAGATATTGGAAGGGAGCAGGAGTCTAACAGAAGCAGTAGAAAAAATAATTAGCACTGATTGGTTAAAGATAGTCATTTAA
- a CDS encoding methyltransferase domain-containing protein, producing MREDYVHGYSKEEANRLRDQANTLANLMHDDTQYPAGSRVLEAGCGVGAQTIMLAKNNPDAQITSIDISEDSIKQAKSLVEKIGFSNVEFQVADLFDLPFEDESFDHIFVCFVLEHLQDPVSALKSLKRVLKTGGSITVIEGDHGSCYFYPESEEAVKAWNCLIECQKRFDCNPMIGREIYPLLMNSGFKNIVVNPKIVYVDSSKPHLVDGFNKKTIIAMVEGVKEQALDLGLMDAESWEKGINDLYKTTESDGVFFYNFFKGKGIK from the coding sequence ATGAGAGAAGATTATGTTCATGGATATTCAAAAGAAGAAGCCAACAGACTAAGGGATCAGGCAAACACACTGGCTAATCTAATGCATGATGATACTCAATACCCTGCAGGATCCAGGGTTCTGGAGGCGGGTTGCGGTGTAGGCGCTCAAACAATAATGCTTGCAAAAAACAATCCAGATGCACAAATCACTTCCATAGATATTTCAGAGGATTCAATAAAACAGGCAAAATCTTTAGTTGAAAAAATTGGGTTTTCAAATGTAGAATTTCAGGTTGCAGATTTATTTGATTTGCCCTTTGAAGATGAAAGTTTTGATCATATTTTTGTATGTTTTGTACTTGAACATCTTCAAGACCCAGTATCAGCACTTAAAAGTTTGAAAAGAGTTCTTAAAACTGGAGGTTCAATAACAGTAATTGAAGGCGATCATGGGTCATGCTATTTTTATCCAGAATCAGAAGAAGCTGTTAAAGCATGGAATTGTCTTATTGAATGCCAGAAACGTTTTGATTGTAATCCAATGATTGGAAGAGAAATATATCCTCTTTTAATGAATTCTGGATTTAAAAATATAGTAGTAAATCCTAAAATAGTCTATGTTGACTCAAGCAAACCTCATCTGGTTGATGGATTCAATAAAAAAACAATCATTGCAATGGTAGAAGGAGTTAAAGAACAGGCTCTTGATTTAGGGTTAATGGATGCTGAATCATGGGAAAAAGGAATAAATGATCTTTATAAAACTACAGAATCTGATGGAGTATTTTTTTACAATTTCTTTAAAGGGAAAGGAATAAAATAA
- a CDS encoding DUF2795 domain-containing protein: MKGISPESVYNFLKGMRYPAKKDELIGQAKKNNADRNVLAALETLPDKEYKSQEDVIKVGSELYHE; this comes from the coding sequence ATGAAAGGAATTTCTCCAGAATCTGTTTATAATTTCTTAAAGGGCATGCGTTACCCTGCAAAAAAGGATGAATTAATTGGACAGGCTAAAAAAAATAATGCAGACAGAAATGTACTTGCAGCTTTAGAAACACTTCCTGATAAGGAATATAAATCACAGGAAGATGTTATTAAGGTTGGATCTGAGTTATATCATGAATGA
- a CDS encoding DUF429 domain-containing protein, whose product MKNIKIVGIDLAGKPENPTGICFLNSDQLGFSTVFEDNEILSFIFEASPSLVVIDAPLSLPKGRCCLSNECSCSEVGGHFRKAEVEMRKYGRTLPLTFRGMRMLTERGIKLADELKKKYEVIESHPGTIQKILGLRNSGEVGKYFDLPKNISEHELDAALLVIAGIFYFKNEFMEFGDIEEGIIILPKC is encoded by the coding sequence ATGAAAAATATTAAAATAGTGGGGATTGATCTGGCGGGGAAACCAGAAAATCCCACTGGAATTTGTTTTTTAAATTCAGATCAGCTTGGTTTCAGTACTGTTTTTGAAGATAATGAAATATTAAGTTTTATATTCGAGGCAAGCCCTTCTTTAGTTGTAATTGATGCACCTCTTTCACTTCCAAAGGGCAGGTGCTGTTTAAGTAATGAATGCAGTTGCAGTGAAGTTGGAGGGCACTTTAGAAAAGCTGAAGTTGAAATGCGAAAATACGGACGTACATTGCCTTTAACATTTCGCGGGATGCGTATGCTTACTGAAAGAGGAATCAAGCTTGCAGATGAGTTAAAGAAAAAATATGAGGTTATTGAATCTCATCCAGGGACTATACAAAAAATTTTAGGGCTCCGGAATTCCGGAGAAGTTGGTAAATATTTTGATTTACCTAAAAATATCAGCGAACATGAACTGGACGCTGCTTTGCTTGTTATTGCAGGAATATTTTATTTTAAAAATGAATTCATGGAATTTGGAGATATAGAAGAGGGAATTATTATTCTTCCAAAATGTTAG
- a CDS encoding nitroreductase family protein → MELFEAIKGRRSIRQFKEETPDDELIEKIVEAGIWAPSAGDLQSWDAVVVKDHQTKVQIAVAAYVQEFIAKAPVVIVMCANMANAGARYGERGRELYCIQDAACAAQNMMLSAYALGLGAAWIGAFKEEDIANLLNLPDYLRPVALIPLGYPDEEPEAPPRRSIKEVIHNEKY, encoded by the coding sequence ATGGAACTTTTTGAAGCTATTAAAGGTAGAAGAAGTATCAGACAGTTTAAAGAAGAAACTCCTGATGATGAATTAATTGAAAAAATAGTTGAAGCAGGAATATGGGCGCCTTCTGCGGGAGATTTACAGAGCTGGGATGCAGTAGTCGTAAAAGATCATCAGACAAAGGTTCAGATAGCTGTAGCGGCTTATGTGCAGGAATTTATTGCTAAAGCCCCAGTCGTCATTGTAATGTGCGCCAATATGGCAAATGCTGGTGCAAGATACGGTGAAAGAGGTAGAGAACTTTACTGCATACAGGACGCAGCATGTGCAGCCCAGAACATGATGCTTTCAGCCTATGCACTCGGATTAGGTGCTGCATGGATTGGTGCATTTAAGGAAGAGGACATTGCAAACTTACTGAATTTACCAGACTATCTAAGGCCTGTCGCGCTTATTCCCCTTGGATATCCTGACGAAGAGCCAGAAGCGCCTCCAAGAAGGAGCATTAAAGAAGTTATTCACAATGAAAAATATTAA
- a CDS encoding GNAT family N-acetyltransferase, with protein MNSQSKLVNLIDNTTAEFFLELGRLNKDEVLDIPEIKYIFTKNWQSRIFMTNFSELNASKNIIHVISRIKELKIPVLWFVTPMSRPKNLKKILKDHGFTYQNNWRAMAIDLKTVPERFNVPEGMTIKEVLNLEDLKIWTDVLVKSFEFPIIIVESYKKYFINAGLENLNFHYYLGLFNDKPVSSSVLFKGDGAAGIFYIGTIPKAREKGMAKTMVYYILNKAMDEGYDISILQASKMGYPLYKKIGFKEYYTTKIYKLENPF; from the coding sequence ATGAATTCTCAAAGTAAATTGGTGAATTTGATTGATAATACTACTGCAGAATTTTTTCTCGAATTAGGGCGTTTAAATAAGGATGAAGTCCTTGATATACCTGAAATTAAATATATATTTACAAAAAACTGGCAGAGCCGCATTTTTATGACGAATTTCAGTGAGTTAAACGCGTCTAAAAATATTATACATGTAATTTCAAGGATTAAAGAGCTAAAAATACCTGTTCTCTGGTTTGTTACTCCAATGTCCCGTCCAAAGAACTTGAAAAAAATTTTAAAGGATCATGGTTTTACTTATCAAAATAACTGGAGAGCAATGGCAATTGACCTAAAAACAGTGCCTGAAAGATTTAATGTTCCAGAAGGCATGACTATAAAAGAAGTTCTTAATTTAGAAGATTTAAAAATCTGGACTGATGTCCTTGTAAAAAGTTTTGAATTTCCAATTATTATTGTTGAATCCTATAAAAAATATTTCATAAATGCTGGACTTGAAAATCTTAATTTTCATTATTATCTTGGACTTTTTAATGACAAACCTGTATCATCATCTGTACTTTTTAAAGGAGACGGAGCCGCAGGTATATTTTACATTGGAACCATACCGAAAGCTCGGGAGAAAGGGATGGCTAAAACTATGGTCTATTACATCCTTAATAAAGCCATGGATGAAGGATATGATATCTCTATTTTACAGGCAAGTAAAATGGGTTATCCCTTGTATAAAAAAATTGGTTTTAAAGAATACTACACTACAAAAATTTATAAACTTGAAAATCCTTTTTAA
- a CDS encoding nitroreductase family protein, which produces MDLNEAIRERRSIRRYKDEEIDDDLINKIVEAGVWAPSAGNTQSWEVIVIKDNQIKAQLAVACYSREFISECSVVLAICANKRASGAIYGERGRELYCIQDAACAAQNMLLKIHELGLGACWNGEFDEDVVSNLLDIPEDVRPVALITVGYPNEKPIPPSRGDVEEFIHHEKY; this is translated from the coding sequence GTGGATCTTAATGAAGCCATCAGGGAAAGAAGAAGTATTCGCAGATATAAAGATGAAGAAATTGATGATGATTTAATTAATAAAATAGTGGAAGCAGGAGTATGGGCACCTTCTGCAGGAAATACCCAAAGCTGGGAAGTTATAGTTATAAAAGATAATCAAATTAAAGCCCAACTTGCAGTTGCATGCTATTCAAGAGAATTCATTTCAGAATGTTCTGTGGTACTTGCAATATGTGCTAATAAGAGGGCATCAGGTGCCATATATGGAGAAAGAGGCCGAGAACTTTACTGCATACAGGACGCAGCATGTGCAGCCCAGAATATGCTCCTAAAAATCCATGAACTTGGATTAGGGGCTTGCTGGAATGGTGAATTTGATGAAGACGTGGTTTCAAATCTGTTAGATATTCCAGAGGATGTAAGGCCCGTAGCTTTAATTACAGTAGGTTATCCTAATGAGAAACCTATTCCTCCATCAAGAGGCGATGTTGAAGAATTCATTCACCATGAAAAATATTGA
- a CDS encoding class I SAM-dependent methyltransferase family protein: MKGKVIGDILVLKNEPDNLQELLNLPEVKRIVKLGRINGVKREPDVEILVGDSTETIHRENHCFFKLDVAKIMWSKGNTTERQRIAKIVEDGEIVVDMFAGIGYFSIPMAVHSNPEKIYSIEINPVSYSYLNENIMLNKAEGIIEPILGDCREVAPKGIADRVLMGYIGNTHEFLDAAMEIVKPGGIIHYHESVPDLLKFKRPPQRIIDAAKERDVEILKKRIIKKYSPGVYHVVVDAKIN; this comes from the coding sequence ATGAAGGGCAAAGTCATCGGAGACATCCTTGTTTTAAAAAATGAACCGGATAATTTACAGGAACTGCTAAATTTACCCGAAGTAAAAAGGATAGTCAAATTAGGGCGAATAAACGGTGTTAAAAGAGAGCCTGATGTAGAAATTCTTGTAGGAGATAGTACTGAAACCATTCACCGTGAAAATCACTGTTTTTTCAAATTAGATGTTGCTAAAATAATGTGGTCTAAGGGAAACACAACTGAACGGCAGAGAATCGCAAAAATCGTTGAAGATGGAGAAATTGTAGTAGATATGTTTGCCGGAATCGGCTACTTTTCAATCCCAATGGCTGTGCATTCAAATCCGGAAAAAATATATTCTATAGAGATAAATCCCGTGTCATATAGTTATTTAAACGAAAATATTATGCTTAACAAGGCTGAAGGTATTATAGAGCCAATATTAGGTGATTGTAGAGAAGTAGCACCTAAAGGAATTGCGGATAGGGTTTTAATGGGATATATTGGAAATACACACGAATTCCTGGATGCCGCGATGGAAATAGTAAAGCCTGGTGGTATAATTCATTATCATGAATCTGTCCCTGACCTTCTAAAGTTCAAAAGACCCCCACAAAGAATTATTGATGCTGCAAAAGAGCGCGATGTGGAGATATTAAAAAAAAGGATAATTAAAAAATATTCTCCTGGTGTATATCATGTTGTGGTTGACGCAAAAATAAATTAA
- the psmB gene encoding archaeal proteasome endopeptidase complex subunit beta has protein sequence MNDENRLKGTTTVGLKCSDGVVFATERRATMGNLIAHKVADKIFKIDDHIGATIAGGVGDAQSLMKYISAEVTLYRLRNGERISVESAATLTANILHSSRFYPFYVQTLLGGVDDNGPALFSLDPTGGVIGDKMISTGSGSPIAYGVLEDRYHDDIDTEEGIDVAIRAIQSAMQRDAFSGNGILVATVTEEGFKMLPEEEVERRLRK, from the coding sequence ATGAATGATGAAAACAGATTAAAAGGCACTACAACTGTTGGTTTAAAATGTAGTGACGGCGTTGTATTTGCCACAGAAAGAAGGGCCACTATGGGTAATTTAATAGCCCACAAAGTCGCCGATAAAATTTTTAAAATAGATGATCATATCGGGGCTACAATAGCCGGTGGAGTAGGCGATGCCCAGAGCCTAATGAAATATATAAGTGCAGAAGTCACCCTTTACAGGTTAAGAAATGGTGAAAGAATAAGCGTTGAATCTGCAGCAACTTTAACAGCTAATATATTACATTCATCAAGATTTTATCCGTTCTATGTTCAAACATTACTGGGAGGAGTTGACGATAATGGTCCAGCATTGTTCTCACTTGACCCTACAGGCGGTGTTATAGGAGATAAAATGATTTCTACCGGATCAGGTTCACCAATAGCTTATGGTGTTCTTGAAGACAGATATCATGATGATATAGATACTGAAGAAGGGATAGATGTTGCCATAAGAGCAATACAGTCTGCAATGCAAAGAGATGCATTTTCAGGTAACGGAATCCTTGTTGCAACAGTAACTGAAGAAGGATTTAAAATGCTGCCTGAAGAAGAGGTAGAAAGAAGATTAAGAAAATAA
- a CDS encoding beta-CASP ribonuclease aCPSF1, with protein sequence MGSEIQEIKNTILQRLPTRVQVAKVEFEGPEVVIYTKNPEIITENGSLIRDLAKDIRKRIIIRSDRSVLTEPEKSIQKIHEIVPDEAKITNISFDEVTCEVIIEARKPGLVIGKYGSTSREIVKETGWAPKILRTPPISSEIIQRIRRTLRKNSKERKKILQTLGNKIHRSTTAENEWTRLTSLGGFREVGRSSLFLQTPNSKILLDCGVNVAGIDDKSSYPYLNVPEFVLDDLDAVIITHAHLDHSGFLPYLFHYGYEGPVYCTTPTRDLMTLLQLDHIDIAHREDSPLPFNVKHVKKSIKHTITLDYGEVTDIAPDIRLTLHNAGHILGSAIVHMHIGDGQHNFVYTGDFKFERSRLLEPAVSKFPRIESLVMESTYGGHGDVQPTRNDAEKELIKTIYRTLERGGKILIPVFAVGRAQELMIVLEEYIRHGIIDEVPVYIDGMIWEANAIHTARPEYLSKDLRDQIFHMGRNPFISDVFHKVNGIEERREIVEGEPSIILSTSGMLTGGNSVEYFKWLCEDEKSSLVFVGYQAEGSLGRRLQKGWKEIPLKEEGKTNVYNVKMEIKTIEGFSGHSDRKQLMDYVRKLSPKPEKILICHGDNYKTLDLASSIYRSYKIETKTPMNLETVRIQ encoded by the coding sequence ATGGGTTCAGAGATTCAAGAAATAAAAAATACAATATTACAAAGACTTCCAACAAGAGTACAAGTAGCAAAAGTGGAATTTGAAGGTCCCGAGGTTGTAATATATACTAAAAATCCGGAGATCATAACAGAAAACGGATCGCTTATTAGGGATCTTGCAAAGGACATAAGAAAAAGGATAATAATTCGATCAGACCGTTCTGTCCTTACCGAACCGGAAAAATCCATCCAAAAAATCCATGAAATAGTTCCGGATGAAGCAAAAATAACAAACATTTCTTTTGATGAAGTTACATGTGAAGTTATAATTGAAGCAAGAAAACCCGGTCTTGTGATTGGTAAATATGGATCTACATCAAGAGAAATTGTTAAAGAGACAGGATGGGCCCCCAAAATCCTTAGAACTCCTCCAATTTCATCTGAAATTATTCAGAGAATTAGAAGAACCCTGAGGAAAAATAGTAAAGAGCGAAAGAAAATTCTGCAGACTCTTGGAAACAAAATTCATCGAAGCACCACAGCTGAGAATGAATGGACACGTTTAACATCCCTTGGAGGATTTAGAGAGGTTGGAAGGTCTTCCTTATTCTTACAAACCCCAAATAGTAAAATTTTACTTGATTGTGGAGTCAATGTTGCGGGGATTGATGATAAAAGTTCATATCCTTACTTAAATGTCCCAGAATTCGTGCTGGATGACCTGGATGCAGTGATTATTACTCATGCACACCTGGATCACTCAGGATTTTTACCATATCTTTTCCATTATGGATATGAAGGCCCTGTCTACTGCACAACACCAACAAGAGACTTAATGACGTTATTACAATTAGATCATATAGATATAGCTCACAGAGAAGATAGTCCTCTCCCATTTAACGTAAAACATGTGAAAAAATCCATTAAGCATACAATAACCCTTGATTATGGTGAAGTAACTGATATAGCCCCAGATATACGCTTAACTCTTCATAATGCCGGGCATATCCTCGGATCTGCAATCGTGCATATGCACATTGGGGATGGTCAGCATAACTTCGTTTACACTGGAGACTTTAAATTTGAAAGAAGCAGACTTCTTGAACCTGCAGTTTCCAAATTTCCAAGAATAGAATCGCTTGTAATGGAAAGTACATATGGTGGACATGGGGATGTGCAACCCACAAGAAATGACGCGGAAAAAGAGCTTATTAAGACAATTTACAGAACACTTGAACGTGGCGGAAAAATATTAATACCTGTTTTCGCTGTTGGAAGAGCTCAAGAGCTTATGATAGTTTTAGAAGAGTATATAAGACACGGAATCATTGATGAAGTTCCTGTATATATAGATGGGATGATATGGGAAGCAAATGCAATTCATACTGCAAGACCAGAATATTTAAGCAAGGATCTTCGTGATCAGATATTCCACATGGGCAGAAACCCATTTATCTCTGATGTATTCCATAAGGTCAATGGTATTGAAGAGAGGAGAGAAATAGTGGAAGGAGAACCATCCATAATTCTTTCAACCTCCGGAATGCTTACAGGAGGGAATTCTGTAGAGTATTTCAAATGGTTATGTGAAGATGAGAAGAGTTCACTTGTTTTTGTTGGTTATCAGGCAGAAGGCTCACTTGGAAGACGTTTACAGAAGGGCTGGAAGGAAATTCCACTTAAAGAAGAAGGAAAAACCAATGTATACAATGTAAAAATGGAAATAAAAACCATTGAAGGATTCAGTGGACACTCTGATAGAAAACAACTTATGGATTATGTGAGAAAATTATCTCCAAAACCAGAAAAAATCCTCATATGCCATGGAGATAACTATAAAACACTCGATCTCGCTTCAAGCATTTATAGATCATATAAAATAGAGACAAAAACTCCAATGAATTTGGAAACCGTCCGGATTCAATAA
- the purM gene encoding phosphoribosylformylglycinamidine cyclo-ligase codes for MVTYSESGVDINLEEATVSALVSEIKNTLSFRDVITESGHFAALVKLGNKAIAMSTDGVGSKILVAKMMNKYDTVGIDCIAMVVNDILCVGAEPIAMVDYLAVEKADPEIAREIGKGLARGAEMSMIAMIGGETASLPEIIKDFDLAGTGIGIVDADKIITGENINDGDVLIGIESSGIHSNGLSLARKVFFDKLSLNVKDALPDDPDTTVGEELLRPTEIYVKPVVDLLNEDIEIHGLAHITGGGFLNLKRLKKGIGYDINNLPQPYSIFKSIYSADVPLEEMYRVFNMNIGFVVIVPPEEADKTIKIIKKHNNAHKIGFAKEDKEENIKIKAFNGNVINL; via the coding sequence ATGGTAACATATTCAGAATCAGGAGTTGATATTAATCTCGAGGAGGCAACAGTTTCTGCACTGGTTTCAGAAATTAAAAATACGCTTTCTTTTAGAGATGTAATTACAGAAAGTGGTCATTTTGCAGCACTTGTTAAATTAGGGAATAAAGCAATCGCCATGAGCACAGATGGAGTAGGGAGTAAGATTCTGGTTGCAAAAATGATGAACAAGTATGATACAGTTGGAATAGACTGTATTGCAATGGTTGTAAATGATATTCTCTGTGTAGGTGCAGAACCAATAGCCATGGTTGATTATCTGGCTGTAGAAAAGGCTGATCCAGAAATTGCAAGGGAAATTGGAAAAGGACTCGCAAGAGGGGCTGAAATGTCCATGATAGCGATGATTGGGGGAGAAACAGCATCTCTTCCTGAAATTATAAAAGATTTTGACCTTGCAGGTACAGGAATTGGAATTGTTGATGCAGACAAGATTATAACTGGAGAAAATATCAACGACGGTGATGTTCTTATCGGGATAGAAAGTAGCGGAATCCATAGTAATGGTCTAAGTCTTGCACGAAAGGTATTTTTTGATAAATTAAGTTTAAATGTGAAGGATGCTCTTCCAGATGATCCTGATACTACTGTTGGTGAAGAACTTTTAAGACCAACTGAAATTTATGTAAAACCAGTAGTTGATCTTTTAAATGAGGATATTGAAATTCATGGACTTGCCCATATAACTGGAGGCGGATTTCTAAACCTTAAACGTCTTAAAAAAGGTATAGGCTATGATATTAATAATTTACCTCAACCTTATTCTATATTTAAATCAATTTATAGTGCAGATGTGCCTTTGGAAGAAATGTACAGGGTATTTAATATGAATATTGGATTTGTAGTTATCGTTCCTCCAGAAGAGGCAGATAAAACTATAAAAATAATTAAAAAGCATAATAATGCCCATAAAATAGGTTTTGCTAAGGAAGATAAAGAAGAAAATATTAAAATTAAAGCCTTTAATGGAAACGTAATTAATTTATGA
- the comC gene encoding L-sulfolactate dehydrogenase produces the protein MNIKAEQERSIIIEILTRMDVPAEHAEIVADVTVDANLKGFSSHGLGRFPQYVKGLKFGTIVTDAEIEIEKETPAMAIINGNHIFGHVVAYKAMKIAIEKARETGIGIVGVHDSNHFGVAGYYSDMAIMEDMIGLVIANTEPAVAPIGGKEPILGTNPIAIGIPSDKYYISVDMATSASARGKLIEAIRKGQKIPENVALDAEGNPTIDPEAALKGSILPFGAHKGYALSFMIEILAGPLVRAAAGKAVTGTANPEQICTKGDLMMAIDPSKFVDINEFKEEVDNLVEEIKGSGDTIFIPGDMEVLNIKKARDDGIQVDDRLYEQLVEISRELSFDLEELLNK, from the coding sequence ATGAATATAAAAGCTGAACAGGAAAGATCTATAATTATTGAAATTCTTACAAGAATGGATGTTCCAGCAGAACATGCAGAAATCGTCGCTGATGTGACTGTAGATGCAAATCTCAAGGGTTTTTCATCTCATGGACTGGGTAGATTCCCCCAATATGTTAAGGGACTTAAATTTGGAACCATAGTTACAGATGCAGAAATAGAAATTGAAAAAGAAACCCCTGCCATGGCAATTATAAATGGAAATCACATATTTGGTCATGTTGTTGCTTATAAAGCGATGAAAATTGCAATTGAAAAAGCAAGGGAAACAGGAATTGGAATTGTAGGGGTACATGACTCAAATCATTTTGGAGTAGCAGGATATTATTCTGATATGGCTATTATGGAAGACATGATCGGGCTTGTAATAGCAAATACTGAACCTGCAGTAGCCCCTATAGGTGGTAAAGAGCCTATTCTAGGAACAAACCCAATTGCAATTGGCATTCCATCAGATAAGTATTATATTTCAGTGGATATGGCAACATCTGCATCAGCAAGGGGTAAACTTATTGAAGCTATACGTAAGGGTCAGAAAATTCCTGAAAACGTAGCTCTTGATGCTGAAGGAAATCCTACAATAGATCCTGAAGCAGCTCTTAAAGGTTCAATTTTACCATTTGGGGCGCATAAAGGCTATGCACTATCCTTTATGATTGAAATTCTTGCAGGACCTCTTGTAAGGGCAGCAGCAGGCAAAGCTGTGACAGGAACAGCAAATCCTGAACAGATATGCACTAAAGGAGATTTGATGATGGCAATAGATCCTTCAAAGTTTGTAGATATCAATGAATTTAAAGAAGAAGTAGATAACCTGGTTGAGGAAATTAAAGGTTCTGGAGATACAATTTTTATTCCTGGCGATATGGAAGTATTGAATATTAAGAAAGCTAGAGATGATGGGATTCAAGTTGATGATAGGCTGTATGAACAACTTGTAGAGATTTCTAGGGAATTATCATTTGATCTGGAGGAACTACTGAATAAATAG
- a CDS encoding formate/nitrite transporter family protein — MASSFKSPADTAKACVGIAALKETAPLSNLLILSFLAGAYIAFGGLLAEVVTGGLVAAGAPVGINKLVFGAVFPVGLMLVVIAGSELFTGNCMYMPLGVLQGEASIVGLLRNWIGSWVFNLVGALFVAYFLAVATGILAAPPWEAAAITIAKTKSLGGASFVAAGKTVKSITWTQAFWRAVGCNWLVCLAVYLAIASDDIIGKILGIWFPIFAFVAIGFEHSVANMFFIPVGIFLGGEVTWAQFFINNMIPVTIGNIIGGAVFVAMIYWWTYLRGTAKPKAEAPAEAKAK, encoded by the coding sequence ATGGCATCATCTTTTAAGTCACCTGCAGACACAGCAAAAGCATGTGTAGGTATAGCAGCTCTAAAGGAAACCGCTCCTTTAAGTAATTTGCTAATTTTAAGCTTTTTAGCAGGTGCATACATTGCTTTTGGAGGTCTTTTAGCCGAAGTCGTTACAGGAGGTCTAGTAGCGGCAGGTGCTCCAGTAGGAATAAATAAGCTAGTCTTTGGTGCAGTGTTCCCAGTCGGATTGATGCTGGTCGTTATAGCCGGTTCCGAACTGTTTACAGGAAACTGTATGTACATGCCTTTAGGTGTACTTCAAGGAGAGGCAAGTATTGTGGGCCTTCTCCGAAACTGGATAGGAAGCTGGGTTTTCAACCTTGTAGGTGCTCTTTTTGTAGCATACTTCTTAGCAGTGGCTACAGGTATTTTAGCAGCACCACCATGGGAAGCTGCAGCAATAACAATAGCTAAAACCAAATCTCTCGGCGGAGCATCATTTGTAGCAGCAGGTAAAACCGTTAAATCTATAACATGGACTCAAGCATTCTGGAGAGCTGTAGGTTGTAATTGGCTTGTATGTTTAGCTGTTTACTTGGCTATTGCCTCAGATGATATTATTGGTAAAATACTTGGAATATGGTTCCCAATATTCGCTTTCGTTGCAATAGGATTTGAGCACAGTGTAGCAAATATGTTCTTCATACCTGTGGGAATATTCCTCGGCGGCGAAGTTACATGGGCACAATTCTTCATAAACAATATGATACCAGTAACCATTGGTAACATCATAGGTGGAGCAGTATTTGTAGCTATGATTTACTGGTGGACCTATCTAAGAGGAACAGCAAAGCCAAAAGCAGAAGCTCCAGCTGAAGCTAAAGCTAAATAA